The nucleotide sequence TCAAGTTCGTACATGCAATGGCTCAAACGGCACATTTCAAAGGACTGGGCATCTATGAACACACTCCCCTGCTCACAGTCGAGTCAAGAACAGGCGGTGGTTTTCGAGTAATTACATCGCAAGGGGTCATCGAGGCTGAGCATGTGATCTACGCTGTCGGCTACTTACCCGAAGTTGCCCGAAGTGCTCGTATTCGCTTCGTGATGGATCGTTCTTATGCAATGGTAACCTCACCGTTGCCAAGCTTGTCGGATTGGCATCAGCGGTTTCTGCTTTGGGAGACGGCAAGGCCTTATTTGTATTTGCGAACGACTGTAGATAATCGGATCATCGTCGGAGGACTCGATGAATCTCATCGTGAACCCGTACTGACAGAACAGGAGCTACACATCCATGCAATGCGACTGCTATCTGAGCTTCACCACCTGTTTCCCAGCTTGAAGCCTGAAATCCAATATCAATGGTGTGCGACTTTCGGTCAGTCTTCTGATGGATTACCTTGGATCGGCGAAGATCCCGATCGACCTGGTCAGCACTTCTGTTTAGGTTATGGCGGTAATGGCTCCGTCTACAGTATGCTCGGCGCACATCTTATTCGCGATCGTCTATGTGGTATCGACAATGAGATTGCTTTGATTACTCGATTGGATCGTCCTGTTTCTCAACCCGCATCGTCATGATCAGAAGTGCTATGAAGGATAATAGAGACAAAACATTCATATGATAGGTCAAACACCCACATTTGAACGGAGGTTGCAGCGTTAATGAATATTCGGATGCCTCAAATCGCTTATGTAAGCACCTATGTGCCGAAGAAATGTGGCCTAGCTACCTACACACACCACTTACGAGAAGCGATCAACTGCAATAAAGGATCGCGTTCACAAGATCTGGTCGTCCCCCTATGTAATTTGGATGAAATGCATAGCTACAAGGAACCGTGGATGCTTCCAATTAGTAAGCTCGATCAACATAATTATGGCACTATTGCAGAAGCACTTAATCAGAGCACCATTGATATCGTCTCGTTGCAGCACGAATTCGGTATTTTTGGAGGAGAGGGTGGCAACTATGTCTTAGATTTTTTAAAGGAGCTCAAAAAACCTGTTGTCACGACTTTCCATACCGTTTTCGAGCATCCAGTCATCCCCTATCACGAAGTTCAACGCGAAATTGCTGAGCTAAGCAATCACCTCATTGTAATGAATCGTAAAGGAATCGGCTATTTGCAACATCAATTTACGATTGCTCCTGATAAAGTTTCCTACATCCCTCATGGAAGTCCAGTTCCGAATCAAGCTGATCGCACTCTCGTCCGTCGTAATATGGGTTGGAACGAACATAAAGTGTTGTTTACATTCGGATTGCTTGGGCGAAGCAAAGGCATTGAGCTTGTTTTAAACGCATTAGCAGCTGCTGTTCATGCTGTCCCAGAATTACAATATGTCATCGCAGGGCAAACACATCCTGAGGTGCTGCGCTATGAAGGAGAAGCTTATCGTGAGGAATTAAAGACGCTAACTCAGCAGCTCGGGATTGAGCATCATGTGCAATGGATCGATCGTTACGTCCCGGAAGCTGAGCTTACTGCCCTTATTGCGGCTTGCGATCTGTACGTTACACCGTACCCCGGAATGGGACAAATTACGAGTGGCACACTTGCTTATGCGGCCGGGTTGGGACGCCCAATATTGTCCACACCTTATGAATATGCCAAAGATTTGTTGCAGGGATATGATGCCATGCTGTTGCCTTACGGAAATGTTGAAGCTTGGGGTGCAAAGTTGATTGAAGTGTTCTCCTACCCCGGAATGCTTGCTAAATGGGAGCAGGTCATCTCCGAGATTGGACATGGTATGCACTGGCCACAGGTAGGCGCGCTTCATCTTCGATTATTTCAACGCGTGTTATCGGAGCAAAGGGGAAAAATCGCTTATGTTGGCTGAACATCATTTTATGTATCCGGAGTCTCCCCCCTCCTTCACCCATTTGCGTCGATTGACGGACGACACCGGGCTGTTAGAGCATGCAGTTGGACGCATTCCTAGACGCAGAGAGGGGTATACTGCCGACGATAATGCTCGCGCTTTATGGACTGTTACAGAATGGCTTTCACGCAGTCCAAAAGAGCTGAATGTCGACGATCGCACAGAGCTGTTGCGATTGTCCGATGTATATTTAGCATACTTACTCTGGAGTCAACGCGAAAATGGCTGGCTTCACAACAATTATGCTTATGACCGCACACCTGAGCTGGAGCAACTGTCTCACGACTGCCAAGGTCGATCGATCTGGGCATGTGTCGACGCTTGGATCCGACTAGATGGACCTTCGAGAGACACTGCGCGCATTATAGTTGAACGAGCAATGCCTACACTGTCCCAAATCGACTCTCATCGCGGTCAAGCCTATACAATGGCCGCATGCGCGCATCTGCTGGGCGCTTCAGAGCAAGGTCTCATCGCATTGCCAGAATCAATGTATGTGCATTGCAAACAACAGCTTGTACGGTTAGAACAGCTGTTAAATGATGCATTCAACCATTTTACCGATGACAATTGGCGTTGGTTCGAGCCTGCAATGACCTATGGTAATGGGGTTTTGCCTTGGGCGATGCTCCGTACGTTCCGGTATACCACTCGCTCAGACACGTTGCATACAGGTCTACTTAGTCTATCTTTTTTATTAAAAGTGATGACCGCTGACGAAGGCTGGTTACGTCCGATCGGCAACGAGTGCTGGTACACCTCAGAGCGAACAAGTCGCTGGGATCAACAGCCACTTGAAATGTTCAAGTTAGCACTCGCATTGAATGAAGCGATTCAAGCGTTGCAGGAGATGCAGCCGGTCCACTCGCTAGCCTCAGTAAAGTCAAAAGCG is from Candidatus Cohnella colombiensis and encodes:
- a CDS encoding FAD-dependent oxidoreductase produces the protein MRLHAGSLYWPSTYSDSELYHYPPLAHETKRTTAVIIGGGMSGITCGYVLANSGIPAIVIDQRTIASGSTSANTGLLQYSNDKMLSEFIPEFGEEKAVKFYRACMQAVEQISIVVDHLPNDVDFKRRSSLYYASNEQDVLSLRQEFDTLHKWGFSVEWWNADQIANKFPFRKAAALVTQGDAEINPFKFVHAMAQTAHFKGLGIYEHTPLLTVESRTGGGFRVITSQGVIEAEHVIYAVGYLPEVARSARIRFVMDRSYAMVTSPLPSLSDWHQRFLLWETARPYLYLRTTVDNRIIVGGLDESHREPVLTEQELHIHAMRLLSELHHLFPSLKPEIQYQWCATFGQSSDGLPWIGEDPDRPGQHFCLGYGGNGSVYSMLGAHLIRDRLCGIDNEIALITRLDRPVSQPASS
- a CDS encoding glycosyltransferase, whose translation is MPQIAYVSTYVPKKCGLATYTHHLREAINCNKGSRSQDLVVPLCNLDEMHSYKEPWMLPISKLDQHNYGTIAEALNQSTIDIVSLQHEFGIFGGEGGNYVLDFLKELKKPVVTTFHTVFEHPVIPYHEVQREIAELSNHLIVMNRKGIGYLQHQFTIAPDKVSYIPHGSPVPNQADRTLVRRNMGWNEHKVLFTFGLLGRSKGIELVLNALAAAVHAVPELQYVIAGQTHPEVLRYEGEAYREELKTLTQQLGIEHHVQWIDRYVPEAELTALIAACDLYVTPYPGMGQITSGTLAYAAGLGRPILSTPYEYAKDLLQGYDAMLLPYGNVEAWGAKLIEVFSYPGMLAKWEQVISEIGHGMHWPQVGALHLRLFQRVLSEQRGKIAYVG